The Candidatus Obscuribacterales bacterium genome has a segment encoding these proteins:
- a CDS encoding SRPBCC family protein translates to MRILPLVMALVLGLQIGTLGAFAAVPALTNEEIEGAVQMTAKEKQNLEKGQVVVGFTKKGSSRYVLGRIILDASPEQIWSVLANPYEFQNGIYSRMKDVQMLEDEPRRSVMRCKIAIGLVVPDIDAVVETDYQPMQRISFHRKEGSLKALDGGWKLTPRASGKTEVSYWMSIDPGVPVPGWLVNEGVKSDLPKTLVALRKRLISLRTAQSTLLSKTILAANVERRHLFND, encoded by the coding sequence ATGCGAATACTTCCCCTGGTGATGGCACTTGTCTTAGGCTTGCAGATTGGCACACTTGGAGCATTTGCGGCGGTGCCTGCTCTAACGAATGAAGAAATTGAAGGTGCAGTACAAATGACCGCCAAGGAAAAACAGAACCTTGAAAAAGGTCAAGTTGTAGTTGGATTTACCAAAAAGGGCTCATCGAGATACGTCCTGGGCCGCATCATTTTGGATGCCAGTCCTGAGCAGATCTGGTCTGTTTTAGCTAATCCCTATGAATTTCAAAATGGTATTTACTCGCGTATGAAGGATGTGCAGATGTTGGAGGATGAGCCTCGACGTTCCGTAATGCGCTGCAAAATAGCAATAGGACTTGTTGTCCCCGATATTGATGCAGTTGTTGAAACGGACTATCAACCAATGCAGAGGATTTCATTCCACCGCAAAGAAGGGTCTTTGAAGGCGCTGGATGGTGGCTGGAAACTAACACCGCGCGCAAGCGGAAAGACGGAAGTATCCTATTGGATGTCTATCGATCCGGGCGTACCAGTCCCAGGTTGGCTGGTAAATGAGGGTGTGAAGTCAGACCTGCCGAAGACATTAGTTGCTCTTCGCAAGCGTTTAATTTCACTGCGCACGGCCCAGTCAACATTACTGTCTAAGACAATTCTGGCTGCTAATGTCGAAAGACGCCACCTATTTAACGATTAA
- a CDS encoding alkaline phosphatase family protein, with amino-acid sequence MLLISLDGLSAEQFRYLSTTFGLLNTYLKSGIKKLTSNTLSSTQGAWGEILSGKPWWETGCVGYAVPKNSLCDLEVSSESSYKLDSAMTQLPSLVVNVPLLEPKDRLWLSEGLSAISVNPKRLMSSEPFKSYQARPFSSPAYFLGKPFEGTRLCLEAEKQRLICAEALARENNWQLGIIRLTTFDQLAHLLGNDYLGKTTLAIRPEIESFISEINDVLERIIESAKPSTVAVMSSYSHVECKKRISLNQLLAQLGFCTLKDKALVQKEQVLRYESTIALSTRKVSSPLISTTNAFVEESCIAASPIQGAIYVNVKDRFKNGIVSRDSQQSHVKQVESQLKSALHEAGVTNFNIELNPEPTNSSKTPAPDLMVYADGVDFHNLYDAPVVDSFSHPISCHSTNGFVCIDNNDGDYLSRLSLHRLLEARLN; translated from the coding sequence ATGCTGCTCATTAGCCTAGATGGGCTATCAGCTGAGCAGTTCCGATATCTGTCAACAACATTTGGCTTACTCAATACCTATTTAAAGTCAGGCATTAAGAAGCTGACCAGCAATACTCTGAGTTCAACTCAGGGAGCATGGGGCGAAATCTTATCCGGCAAGCCTTGGTGGGAAACCGGCTGTGTAGGATACGCCGTTCCAAAAAATAGTCTTTGCGACTTGGAAGTTAGCAGCGAGTCTTCTTACAAGCTTGATTCCGCAATGACACAGCTACCAAGTCTTGTCGTCAACGTGCCTTTGTTGGAACCAAAAGACAGGCTCTGGCTTTCCGAAGGCTTGTCAGCCATCAGCGTTAATCCGAAAAGACTGATGTCTAGTGAACCTTTTAAGTCGTATCAAGCCCGTCCGTTTTCTTCACCGGCATATTTCTTGGGAAAACCTTTTGAAGGCACTCGACTCTGTCTTGAAGCGGAAAAGCAAAGACTCATCTGCGCCGAAGCCTTGGCTCGCGAAAACAATTGGCAATTAGGCATCATCCGCCTAACTACTTTTGATCAGTTAGCTCACTTGCTCGGCAACGACTATCTTGGCAAAACCACTCTGGCAATCCGCCCGGAAATTGAGTCTTTCATCAGCGAAATCAACGATGTGCTTGAACGTATTATTGAATCTGCAAAACCATCAACAGTTGCCGTTATGTCTTCGTACTCACACGTCGAGTGCAAGAAACGCATCAGCCTGAATCAGCTATTGGCACAATTAGGATTCTGCACACTTAAGGATAAAGCCTTGGTACAAAAAGAACAGGTTTTGCGATATGAGTCAACAATTGCTCTGTCCACCAGAAAAGTTTCCTCACCCTTAATTTCTACAACAAACGCTTTTGTTGAAGAATCTTGCATCGCAGCTTCTCCTATTCAAGGTGCCATTTATGTAAACGTAAAAGACCGATTCAAAAATGGAATCGTCTCCCGCGATAGCCAGCAGTCTCATGTCAAGCAAGTTGAATCACAGCTGAAGTCGGCATTGCATGAAGCAGGTGTGACCAATTTCAATATTGAGTTAAATCCGGAACCAACAAATTCCTCAAAGACGCCTGCTCCTGATTTAATGGTGTACGCAGATGGAGTCGACTTTCATAACCTCTACGATGCTCCTGTTGTTGACTCCTTTAGCCATCCAATTAGTTGTCACTCCACAAACGGCTTTGTTTGCATAGATAATAATGACGGAGATTATTTAAGTCGCTTATCACTGCATAGGTTGTTGGAAGCGAGGCTAAATTGA
- a CDS encoding sugar transferase — protein MEAGTFDTASHHSVAKKTIYGLFGKRFFDLLFGSIVFIFSLPVLLLASLVIMIDNPGSPIYRQKRVGKHGTVFDLYKIRTMYIDQEHHGFRTTDGDSRVTRFGKILRDTKIDELPQLFNVIKGDMSLIGPRPLSVSEFEYIEHLGFAETHPGFCPEVAPGLTGLEQVNRAGLHMPYVDRFIFNKFYETHLSPWWDFKILVKTFLLCTPVCILLGLAGLAELAWLTIPAYLIVK, from the coding sequence TTGGAAGCCGGCACCTTTGATACTGCGTCACATCATTCGGTAGCAAAGAAAACCATTTATGGTTTGTTCGGCAAGAGATTCTTTGACCTATTGTTCGGCAGCATCGTCTTTATTTTTTCCCTACCTGTCCTGCTTTTAGCATCCCTTGTAATCATGATTGATAACCCGGGAAGCCCTATTTACAGGCAAAAACGGGTAGGCAAACACGGCACCGTCTTTGACTTGTACAAGATTCGCACCATGTACATCGACCAGGAGCATCACGGTTTTCGCACCACCGATGGTGACAGCCGCGTCACCCGTTTCGGCAAAATTCTACGCGATACTAAAATAGATGAACTGCCGCAGCTGTTTAATGTTATTAAGGGCGACATGAGCCTCATTGGACCCCGTCCATTATCCGTCAGCGAATTTGAATACATTGAACACCTTGGATTTGCTGAGACACATCCAGGCTTTTGTCCGGAAGTCGCTCCCGGGCTAACAGGTCTGGAGCAGGTCAACCGCGCCGGATTGCACATGCCTTACGTAGACCGTTTCATCTTCAACAAATTCTATGAAACTCACCTGTCGCCATGGTGGGACTTCAAAATCCTGGTCAAAACTTTCCTGCTTTGCACACCCGTCTGCATCCTGTTAGGGCTAGCCGGACTTGCCGAGCTTGCCTGGCTAACGATACCTGCCTATTTAATCGTTAAATAG
- a CDS encoding GDP-mannose 4,6-dehydratase, whose amino-acid sequence MKKRVLITGITGMAGSHLADLLLAEAPDYEIFGTKRWRSSLTNVAHLDGKVKFIDCNLTDSTACLKLIETTRPDYVFHLAAQSFVPHSWQNPNATLSDNIMMQLHLFEAIRSVGIDPVIQIALSSEEYGKVLPHEVPVKENNPLRPLSPYAVSKVAQDMLAYQYNQSYGFKTIRTRAFNHEGPRRGEVFVTSNFAKQIAEIEAGLKPPQLKVGNLNARRDWSDVRDVARAYWLSVQHCVPGEEYVIASGQTRSIQELLDFLLSQTKSKIEVVVDPTRLRPSDVELLQGDPSKFIKATGWKPRYTFEQTMGDLLEYWREQIRSGNSVIGVGS is encoded by the coding sequence ATGAAAAAGCGCGTACTCATAACCGGAATAACAGGCATGGCCGGTTCACATCTGGCGGATTTGTTATTAGCAGAAGCCCCGGACTATGAAATCTTCGGCACCAAGCGCTGGCGCAGTTCTCTTACCAACGTCGCTCATTTAGATGGAAAAGTTAAGTTTATTGACTGCAATTTGACCGACAGCACAGCTTGCTTGAAGCTTATTGAAACAACACGCCCCGATTATGTCTTTCACTTAGCCGCGCAAAGCTTTGTACCGCACTCCTGGCAAAACCCCAATGCCACTTTGAGCGACAACATCATGATGCAATTGCATCTATTTGAAGCAATCAGATCAGTAGGCATTGATCCTGTAATTCAGATAGCACTGAGCTCTGAAGAGTACGGCAAAGTTTTGCCACACGAAGTGCCGGTCAAAGAAAACAATCCTTTGCGACCGCTGAGCCCATATGCGGTAAGCAAAGTTGCTCAAGACATGCTTGCTTATCAATACAATCAAAGCTATGGATTTAAAACCATTCGCACCAGAGCCTTCAATCATGAAGGACCAAGACGCGGCGAGGTGTTTGTAACATCCAACTTCGCTAAGCAAATTGCTGAAATTGAGGCAGGATTGAAACCACCACAATTGAAAGTCGGCAATCTAAATGCCAGACGCGACTGGAGCGATGTAAGAGACGTTGCTCGCGCCTACTGGCTGTCAGTTCAGCATTGCGTACCTGGAGAAGAGTACGTAATTGCCTCCGGACAGACTCGTTCCATTCAAGAGCTTTTGGACTTCCTGCTCAGCCAAACAAAATCAAAGATAGAAGTAGTTGTCGATCCAACTCGCCTGCGCCCGTCTGACGTGGAACTCCTGCAGGGCGATCCAAGTAAATTCATCAAAGCTACCGGCTGGAAGCCACGCTATACATTTGAGCAAACAATGGGCGATTTGCTCGAATACTGGCGTGAGCAAATCCGCAGCGGCAACAGTGTCATTGGTGTCGGCTCGTAA
- a CDS encoding GDP-L-fucose synthase has translation MGSFPYNRVLVTGGSGFLGKRVVNVLKQRAVGEVLVPSHKEYDLIEQNDVRQLMADLNPDLIIHLAAVVGGIGANRENPGRFYYENMVMGAMLMEEARKAGVDKFVAIGTICAYPKVVPIPFKEEDLWLGYPEETNAPYGLAKKMLLVQAQAYRQQYNYNAVYLMPVNLYGPGDNFDPSSSHVIPALIRKFVEAKEKNEKQVVAWGDGSPTREFLYVDDCAEGIVLAAEKYNGSEPVNLGSGFEISIKDLTELVARLTDFNGEIVWDKSKPNGQPRRKLDTSRAKKFFGFEAQTSFEKGLKETIDWYLAQCGTASKR, from the coding sequence ATGGGCAGTTTTCCATACAATCGTGTTTTGGTCACTGGGGGTTCGGGATTCCTCGGCAAGCGGGTCGTCAACGTTCTGAAACAAAGAGCCGTCGGCGAGGTTCTAGTGCCTTCACATAAGGAATACGACCTAATTGAACAAAACGACGTTCGCCAATTGATGGCAGACCTTAATCCCGATTTGATTATCCATTTGGCCGCAGTCGTCGGTGGCATCGGCGCCAACAGAGAAAATCCAGGCAGGTTCTATTACGAGAATATGGTTATGGGCGCCATGCTTATGGAAGAGGCGCGCAAAGCTGGAGTTGATAAGTTTGTTGCCATTGGGACCATTTGTGCTTATCCGAAAGTGGTACCAATTCCTTTCAAAGAAGAAGATCTTTGGCTGGGCTATCCGGAAGAAACAAACGCACCATATGGCTTGGCCAAAAAAATGCTTTTGGTACAAGCGCAGGCATACAGGCAGCAGTACAACTACAACGCTGTTTATTTGATGCCGGTAAATTTATATGGACCTGGTGACAATTTTGATCCTTCGTCTTCGCATGTCATTCCAGCATTAATACGCAAGTTCGTTGAAGCAAAAGAGAAAAATGAAAAGCAAGTTGTTGCTTGGGGCGATGGTAGTCCAACAAGAGAGTTCCTGTACGTTGATGACTGTGCAGAAGGAATTGTTTTGGCAGCTGAAAAATACAATGGATCGGAGCCTGTTAACCTCGGCTCTGGATTTGAGATCTCAATTAAGGACTTGACTGAACTTGTTGCTCGCTTGACCGACTTTAATGGTGAAATTGTTTGGGATAAAAGTAAGCCAAACGGTCAGCCCCGCAGAAAGCTTGATACATCCAGAGCCAAGAAGTTCTTCGGCTTTGAAGCGCAGACTTCTTTTGAAAAGGGACTCAAGGAAACAATAGACTGGTATCTAGCGCAGTGCGGCACTGCAAGCAAGCGGTAG
- a CDS encoding nucleotidyltransferase family protein, whose protein sequence is MKKAIILAGGRGERLRPLTDDRPKTMVEILGNPLLAYQLHWLKSYGIEHVAIACGYQHEIIQKHFGDGSKWDLKIDYLVEEKPLGRGGALKACMTHLRNSANGGPLIALNGDLITNLPIDDLYKTHTQHKSIATLVTVPLRSPYGIVDIEENALVTGFREKPELPFWINAGIYLLDSDITDLLPDVGDHEETTLPGLAKSGQLRAYKSKFFWRTVDTAKDLTELTKEIEKMFGSSPLAVTRR, encoded by the coding sequence ATGAAAAAAGCCATTATCTTAGCCGGGGGACGCGGGGAGAGGCTTCGGCCCCTGACGGATGACCGTCCAAAAACGATGGTGGAAATACTTGGAAATCCGCTTTTAGCTTATCAGCTTCATTGGTTAAAGTCTTATGGCATTGAGCACGTGGCTATTGCCTGCGGCTACCAACACGAGATTATCCAGAAGCATTTCGGTGATGGTTCCAAGTGGGATCTCAAAATTGACTATCTTGTAGAGGAAAAGCCACTGGGACGTGGTGGTGCGCTTAAGGCGTGCATGACTCATTTGCGTAATAGTGCCAATGGTGGCCCTTTGATAGCTCTCAACGGCGACCTTATTACCAACTTGCCGATTGACGATCTCTACAAAACGCATACTCAGCATAAATCAATTGCGACGCTGGTTACGGTCCCTTTGCGCAGCCCATATGGCATTGTCGATATTGAGGAAAATGCCTTGGTGACTGGCTTTAGAGAAAAGCCGGAATTGCCTTTTTGGATTAACGCCGGTATTTATTTGCTTGATTCTGATATCACTGATCTTTTGCCGGATGTCGGCGATCATGAGGAGACAACTTTACCGGGATTGGCTAAGAGCGGGCAATTGAGAGCCTATAAGTCCAAATTTTTCTGGCGGACAGTTGATACTGCTAAGGATTTGACTGAATTGACCAAAGAAATCGAAAAGATGTTTGGTAGTAGTCCCTTAGCTGTTACGCGACGCTAA
- a CDS encoding tetratricopeptide repeat protein translates to MIPGVPLAVPKASVVPQAPVVAPKKAVPATEPEVPAKTQEAAPSAVTSSEVDSKQLYEEAVQAVSDGQTEKAVDLLSKCIEIEPKNDKYYSDRASLLKELGRNDEAIKDYTTFIELRPDATLGYVNRGILISDKGDQKAAFRDFDKASQINDQSALAWNGIGMTYLRSGDAKGSLRYTTKAIELNPDDHWPWNNRACAYLVLGFYRKALSDENKAIELNPTFGHHYFKRGLIYKAMKNNAKMEQDFAKARELNFDVDGAR, encoded by the coding sequence ATGATTCCGGGCGTTCCGCTAGCTGTTCCCAAGGCATCGGTTGTGCCTCAGGCTCCTGTCGTGGCTCCTAAAAAGGCTGTCCCTGCTACGGAACCGGAAGTGCCGGCTAAAACGCAAGAAGCAGCACCTAGTGCTGTCACAAGTTCAGAGGTGGATTCGAAGCAACTTTACGAAGAAGCCGTTCAAGCTGTGTCGGATGGACAAACGGAAAAGGCTGTAGATTTATTGTCCAAGTGCATCGAGATTGAGCCTAAGAATGACAAATACTATTCTGATCGTGCTTCATTGCTGAAAGAGCTTGGACGTAACGACGAAGCAATTAAAGACTACACGACCTTCATCGAGCTCCGACCGGACGCTACGTTGGGATATGTAAATCGCGGTATTCTCATTTCCGATAAAGGCGACCAGAAGGCAGCATTCCGTGATTTTGATAAAGCTAGTCAGATCAATGACCAAAGTGCGCTTGCGTGGAATGGCATCGGAATGACTTATTTGCGCAGTGGTGATGCGAAGGGTTCACTTCGATACACTACCAAAGCTATTGAGCTTAATCCTGACGATCATTGGCCTTGGAACAACAGAGCTTGCGCCTATCTCGTGCTAGGTTTTTACAGAAAAGCATTGTCCGACGAGAACAAGGCAATTGAGTTAAATCCAACTTTTGGTCATCATTACTTCAAGCGTGGATTGATTTACAAGGCGATGAAAAACAATGCGAAGATGGAACAAGATTTTGCCAAGGCACGTGAATTGAATTTTGATGTTGACGGTGCTCGATAA
- a CDS encoding PqqD family protein: MHYQRNDEIKTTLMPDGHVVLFNTKTEWAQVLNPVGALVWEYCDGTTSVMEMTDEISKLLETDKTALQNDVNSLIDELLTQGLIKQAQPSKP, encoded by the coding sequence ATGCATTATCAACGCAATGATGAAATTAAGACAACTCTGATGCCGGATGGTCATGTGGTTCTATTTAACACAAAGACCGAATGGGCTCAGGTGTTAAACCCTGTCGGCGCTCTGGTCTGGGAGTATTGCGATGGGACTACTTCCGTCATGGAAATGACAGACGAAATCAGCAAGTTGCTGGAGACCGATAAGACTGCATTGCAAAATGATGTTAATTCCTTGATTGACGAACTTTTGACCCAAGGACTAATTAAACAGGCGCAGCCAAGTAAGCCATAA
- a CDS encoding YbhB/YbcL family Raf kinase inhibitor-like protein, whose translation MRFGTMTKICSAVGCLAIIAATVGVAPKGLANGCAPPYRPMKISSPAFKDGEPIPKIYTADGSNMSPPLLFSNVPKHAKKLVLICDDPDAPGGTFVHWVIYDMLGNSESIPEGLSTRRDLSDGSRQGINSFGGVGYDGPSPPPGKTHHYFFKLYAVDGRLHLKAKATADQVLCTMQGHILAEAKLMGTYSR comes from the coding sequence ATGCGATTTGGCACAATGACTAAGATTTGCTCTGCAGTGGGTTGCCTTGCAATAATTGCGGCAACTGTAGGTGTGGCGCCGAAGGGCTTAGCCAATGGCTGTGCACCACCGTATCGGCCGATGAAGATTTCGAGTCCGGCGTTTAAAGATGGTGAACCGATTCCGAAAATTTATACTGCGGATGGTAGCAATATGTCGCCGCCGCTTTTGTTTAGCAATGTGCCCAAGCATGCGAAGAAGTTGGTTCTGATATGCGATGATCCAGATGCTCCTGGTGGGACATTTGTTCATTGGGTAATTTATGACATGCTGGGAAATTCGGAAAGCATTCCGGAAGGACTGAGCACTCGTCGGGATTTGAGTGATGGAAGTCGCCAGGGAATTAATAGTTTTGGCGGAGTTGGTTACGATGGACCGTCGCCACCGCCAGGCAAGACGCATCACTATTTCTTCAAGCTGTATGCGGTTGATGGACGTCTGCATCTTAAGGCGAAGGCAACAGCTGATCAGGTGTTGTGCACAATGCAGGGGCACATCCTGGCCGAGGCGAAGCTTATGGGGACGTATTCTCGTTAG
- a CDS encoding SRPBCC family protein — MLKKVALIVVIAIVAFLAYCATKPDTFRIERSITINAPAEKIFPYINNLHDFGSWSPYEKKDPAMKRSYAGPDSGKGAIYAWEGNDEIGQGQMEITDATEPHNVTISLDFTKPFKAHNTVEFNLQPKGESTNVTWSLAGRNEFMCKVMQTFFDMDKMCGKDFEDGLNSLKQLAEK; from the coding sequence GTGCTTAAGAAGGTAGCCCTCATCGTTGTCATAGCAATCGTTGCGTTTCTTGCTTATTGTGCAACCAAACCCGATACGTTTCGTATCGAGCGTTCAATAACGATTAATGCCCCTGCAGAAAAAATCTTTCCGTATATCAATAACCTGCATGATTTTGGCTCATGGTCTCCTTACGAAAAAAAGGATCCCGCTATGAAAAGAAGCTATGCCGGTCCGGATAGCGGCAAAGGTGCTATCTACGCCTGGGAAGGCAACGATGAAATTGGACAGGGACAAATGGAGATAACAGACGCGACAGAACCACACAACGTGACCATTAGCCTGGACTTTACAAAGCCATTTAAGGCTCACAATACTGTTGAGTTTAATCTGCAACCCAAGGGTGAATCCACAAATGTCACCTGGTCGCTGGCTGGGCGTAATGAATTCATGTGCAAAGTAATGCAGACCTTCTTTGACATGGACAAAATGTGTGGCAAGGACTTTGAAGACGGTCTAAATAGCCTTAAGCAGCTAGCCGAAAAGTAA